One window from the genome of Spirochaetaceae bacterium encodes:
- a CDS encoding LptF/LptG family permease: protein MIIERYFLFYYLRIFLITMALLTFLAQLIDLLTVLWPLLNDEEFTLATIMPLWLYHFPNSLLTMLPFAILFSVAYMVATIMSNGELLGALSMGFSIYRLFRLWLLLGILFSIAAFFLSDLTPINNQRRSHINHNTALTRQSGLTIRTANGFFHSASHNVNQNSFSNVIIIEIEAGQITRRLDALVARYLGEGEERALQLSDVRIITDNEASFFSEYTYEEIFENPIIEHLNVNTSFLTLRQLREHSNFLRINGLSYRSALFTYYSRLAKPLETLLITLMIFVISKRIVKNSLFYTITTCFISAIVLYVLVMMSNYWAQNTFNLILVAYLPYLIFCAIILLYMSDSQSYLKQFLFKLNSRR from the coding sequence ATGATAATTGAACGTTACTTTTTATTTTATTATTTGCGTATTTTTTTAATAACTATGGCCCTTTTAACTTTTTTGGCCCAACTTATCGATTTACTAACTGTATTATGGCCTTTGCTTAACGATGAGGAATTTACCTTAGCTACGATTATGCCGCTGTGGCTTTATCACTTTCCCAACAGTTTGCTTACGATGCTACCTTTTGCCATTTTATTTAGCGTAGCTTATATGGTAGCCACTATTATGAGTAACGGCGAGTTACTTGGGGCTTTAAGTATGGGTTTTTCTATTTATAGGTTATTTAGGCTATGGCTATTATTAGGTATTTTGTTTAGTATAGCGGCCTTTTTTTTAAGCGATTTAACACCTATTAACAACCAAAGACGCAGCCACATTAACCACAACACGGCCCTTACCCGCCAAAGCGGTTTAACTATACGCACAGCTAACGGTTTTTTTCATAGCGCCAGCCATAATGTTAATCAAAACTCCTTTAGTAATGTCATTATCATCGAGATAGAGGCCGGACAAATAACCCGCCGTCTTGATGCCTTAGTGGCGCGTTACTTGGGCGAAGGCGAAGAGCGTGCTTTACAACTGAGCGATGTACGGATTATCACCGATAACGAAGCCAGTTTTTTTAGTGAATATACCTATGAAGAAATTTTTGAAAACCCTATCATCGAGCATTTAAATGTTAATACCTCTTTTCTTACTTTAAGGCAATTAAGAGAGCATAGTAATTTTTTGCGTATTAATGGTTTATCTTATCGCTCGGCTTTATTTACTTATTATAGCAGGTTAGCTAAACCCTTAGAGACGTTGCTTATAACTTTAATGATATTTGTTATAAGTAAAAGAATTGTTAAAAATAGCTTATTTTATACTATCACTACCTGCTTTATTAGTGCTATAGTACTTTATGTTTTAGTAATGATGAGTAATTATTGGGCACAAAATACATTTAATTTAATTTTGGTAGCTTATTTGCCATATTTAATTTTTTGTGCTATAATACTGTTGTATATGAGCGACAGCCAAAGCTACTTAAAACAGTTCTTATTTAAATTAAATTCAAGGAGATAA
- a CDS encoding DHH family phosphoesterase produces MEKIKQYILEHNSFIITGHEGPDLDTVGSVLALTSFLKRLGKEAVACSAGPFTRTEVMRYEKEFNKIKGFDPNTLPLPFFINDKPVDAAILVDCSSIKRTGYTALPCSFMVIDHHALSEDDSGSGYIDPDSPSTTLLIARLIKDFGYQITTEEANWLLLGFCADTAFFKHLNDGYAGNYLREVADLLDAGASLKETGNNLEALFNLPSRHYLGHLIYHTVSHYAGKLLIVKESRQEKMNFIEKLTWENKLPVNFDEDILRDSDMLYQLLLTVSGVEVVALLKEDERGINVSLRSKNLIDVNSIAYQFGGGGHKKAAGFSSQTKTLKNVEKNLLKSFKPLLDR; encoded by the coding sequence ATGGAAAAAATTAAACAATATATATTAGAGCACAATTCTTTTATTATTACCGGCCATGAAGGACCAGATTTAGATACCGTCGGCAGCGTACTCGCCTTAACCTCTTTTTTAAAACGTTTAGGTAAAGAGGCAGTAGCTTGTTCGGCCGGCCCCTTTACCCGCACCGAAGTAATGAGATATGAAAAAGAGTTTAATAAAATTAAAGGGTTTGACCCAAATACCCTTCCGCTCCCCTTTTTTATCAACGATAAACCGGTAGATGCCGCCATCTTGGTAGATTGCAGCAGTATTAAACGTACAGGATATACGGCTTTACCTTGCAGTTTTATGGTCATAGACCACCATGCCCTAAGCGAAGACGATAGCGGCAGCGGTTATATCGACCCAGATTCGCCCTCTACGACCTTGCTTATCGCTCGGCTTATTAAAGATTTTGGCTATCAAATTACCACCGAAGAAGCTAACTGGCTGCTTTTAGGCTTTTGCGCCGATACTGCTTTTTTTAAACATCTTAACGACGGATATGCCGGTAATTACCTGCGGGAAGTAGCCGATTTACTAGATGCCGGCGCTTCGTTAAAAGAAACTGGTAATAACCTTGAGGCATTATTTAATTTACCTAGCCGCCATTATTTAGGTCATTTGATTTACCACACCGTCAGCCATTACGCGGGAAAATTATTAATTGTTAAAGAAAGCCGGCAAGAAAAAATGAATTTTATTGAAAAACTTACGTGGGAAAATAAATTGCCGGTAAACTTTGATGAAGATATTTTACGCGATAGCGATATGCTTTACCAGTTACTGCTTACCGTTAGCGGGGTGGAAGTAGTGGCACTGCTTAAGGAAGATGAACGTGGTATTAATGTAAGTTTACGCTCTAAAAATTTAATCGATGTAAATAGCATAGCTTATCAATTTGGCGGCGGCGGCCATAAAAAAGCGGCCGGCTTTTCAAGCCAAACTAAAACTTTAAAAAATGTAGAAAAAAATTTACTAAAGAGCTTTAAGCCTTTATTAGATAGATAA
- a CDS encoding ATP-dependent RNA helicase, with protein sequence MQNFPVYEQKAKILQALQNNQVIIVESPTGSGKTTQLPIILYEAGYTQDGLIGVTQPRRIATLSVCSFIANQLASPVGDLIGYKMRFEDNTGNRTRLKIMTDGMLLQELKHDPLLSNYNVIIIDEAHERSLNIDFILGLLKSILRERPSFKVVISSATINSAIFSNYFNFAPVINISAQMYPVAIIYDPIPSNDDDLLTQKINDLCEHIILEEERAGDILIFLPGEKLIKQVIKALNNGKARHKIWTLPLYGMLGKEEQERVFLQTEGKVKIVVSTNIAETSITIDGVTTVIDSGRCKENRYNLNSYTSSLIDTTISKASAGQRRGRAGRTRAGFCYRLYSKESFESWPDFTLEEIYRTDLAEVVLRMAGLEIKDYTSFDFISKPNVAGIKNAVETLILLGALDNAGTLTNIGQTMLAFPLLPRHSRIMVEAMLSYPDVLSECAIVTAFLSTNSPFLLPPDEEEEARFSHQSFKSDKGDFMSYLNLYAKYEACTVHKRTDFCGRYYLDQKTMDEIVNVKGQLEEIAGRFGLTINNTTNLNINHLLICCAKGLIQFICIKDGKNYRSLTADRIIIHPSSNLFHKGPLYIVAGDIMRTSRTYARTVSPLTKEILNKVDGGLIAKLESFKENKAPKEDKNYLTIGRLQFPRSEIASSYPKKKYIITNKQNFNELIQNLSLLGKLYFKKSKKNKEANFSGFITLASNNDNVLYFRITQKFKNYKDETTFNLNQLNKAAPTKASKASFSAIKAALVKINKLN encoded by the coding sequence ATGCAAAACTTTCCTGTTTACGAACAAAAAGCCAAAATTTTACAGGCTTTACAAAATAACCAAGTAATTATTGTTGAAAGCCCAACGGGCAGCGGCAAAACCACCCAACTACCAATTATTCTTTACGAAGCCGGTTATACTCAAGATGGCCTAATTGGCGTAACACAACCTCGCCGCATAGCGACCTTAAGCGTGTGCAGCTTTATTGCTAACCAATTAGCCAGTCCGGTAGGCGATTTAATTGGCTACAAAATGCGCTTTGAAGACAACACCGGCAACCGTACCCGCCTTAAAATAATGACCGATGGGATGTTGCTGCAAGAGCTTAAGCACGACCCCTTACTCTCTAACTATAACGTTATTATTATTGATGAAGCGCACGAACGCAGCTTAAACATCGATTTTATACTTGGTTTGTTAAAAAGTATTTTGCGCGAGCGCCCTAGCTTTAAAGTGGTTATTAGCAGCGCCACCATTAACAGCGCTATTTTTAGTAACTATTTTAACTTTGCCCCAGTTATAAATATTAGTGCCCAAATGTACCCGGTGGCGATAATTTACGACCCTATCCCCAGTAATGATGACGACCTTTTAACCCAAAAAATTAACGATTTGTGCGAGCATATCATTTTAGAGGAAGAACGGGCCGGTGATATTTTAATTTTTTTACCGGGCGAAAAATTAATTAAGCAAGTTATTAAAGCCTTAAATAACGGGAAAGCCCGTCATAAAATTTGGACGCTGCCTCTTTATGGTATGCTAGGCAAAGAGGAACAAGAGCGCGTCTTTTTGCAGACCGAAGGTAAGGTAAAAATAGTTGTTAGTACCAATATTGCCGAAACCAGCATTACTATAGATGGGGTTACCACCGTTATCGATAGCGGCCGTTGTAAAGAAAATCGTTATAATTTAAATAGTTATACCTCCAGCTTAATAGATACCACCATTAGCAAAGCTAGTGCCGGCCAACGGCGAGGGCGGGCGGGCCGCACGCGGGCCGGCTTTTGTTACCGCCTTTACAGTAAAGAAAGTTTTGAAAGCTGGCCCGATTTTACCTTAGAAGAAATTTACCGCACCGACCTTGCCGAAGTAGTGCTGCGTATGGCCGGGTTAGAGATAAAAGATTACACCAGCTTTGATTTTATTAGCAAGCCTAATGTTGCCGGTATTAAAAACGCCGTAGAAACTTTAATTTTATTAGGAGCATTAGATAATGCCGGCACTTTAACGAACATTGGCCAAACTATGCTGGCATTTCCGCTATTACCGCGCCATAGCCGTATTATGGTAGAGGCTATGCTTAGTTATCCCGATGTGCTAAGCGAATGCGCCATTGTTACTGCTTTTCTAAGTACCAACAGCCCCTTTTTACTGCCGCCAGATGAGGAAGAGGAAGCTCGGTTTAGCCACCAAAGTTTTAAAAGCGACAAAGGTGATTTTATGAGTTACCTTAATTTATATGCTAAATACGAAGCTTGTACCGTTCATAAACGCACCGATTTTTGCGGGCGTTACTACCTTGACCAAAAAACAATGGACGAAATTGTTAATGTTAAAGGGCAGCTGGAAGAAATAGCCGGCCGCTTTGGCTTAACCATTAACAACACAACTAATCTTAATATTAATCACCTTTTAATTTGCTGCGCTAAAGGGCTTATTCAGTTTATTTGTATTAAAGACGGCAAAAACTATCGGAGCCTCACGGCGGACCGGATTATCATTCACCCCAGCAGTAACCTCTTTCATAAAGGCCCGCTTTATATTGTGGCCGGCGATATTATGCGTACCAGCCGCACCTATGCCCGCACCGTTTCGCCTTTAACTAAAGAGATATTAAATAAAGTTGACGGCGGGCTTATTGCTAAATTAGAGAGTTTTAAAGAAAACAAAGCGCCGAAAGAAGATAAAAATTATTTAACTATTGGCCGGCTGCAATTTCCTCGCAGCGAAATAGCAAGCAGTTACCCTAAAAAGAAATATATTATTACTAATAAGCAAAACTTTAACGAGCTTATCCAAAATCTAAGCTTGCTTGGTAAATTATATTTTAAAAAGAGCAAAAAAAATAAAGAGGCTAATTTTAGCGGTTTTATTACTTTAGCGAGTAATAACGATAATGTGCTCTACTTTAGAATAACCCAAAAGTTTAAAAACTATAAAGATGAAACAACTTTTAATTTAAACCAATTAAACAAAGCTGCTCCAACTAAAGCTAGTAAAGCCAGCTTTAGTGCCATAAAAGCAGCTTTAGTTAAGATTAATAAACTAAATTAA
- a CDS encoding phosphatidate cytidylyltransferase — protein sequence MSDIAIARLIIKQEVVRKAIHISGIVTVILANINYELTFIALSGVTLLYIVSEAMRLKNIPVPLIHYVTKLAGRGDMTNQIAAGPITLSMGILLTLAIFPYQIASLAIVALTLGDGFASLIGRPFGVRRPRFLLGKSLEGSLACFLVVLIASFLLASYYGLSFLPALPLALVIALTTTVVEVMPLKSFDNLAIPLAVGGITFLFLTLI from the coding sequence ATGAGTGATATTGCTATTGCCAGATTAATTATTAAACAAGAGGTTGTTCGTAAAGCCATTCATATTAGCGGGATAGTTACAGTTATTTTAGCTAACATTAACTACGAACTAACTTTTATAGCCTTAAGTGGTGTAACTTTGCTTTATATTGTCTCGGAGGCTATGCGCCTTAAAAATATTCCCGTTCCGCTTATCCACTATGTTACTAAACTAGCCGGGCGCGGGGATATGACCAACCAAATTGCCGCCGGCCCTATTACGCTTTCTATGGGTATATTACTTACATTAGCTATTTTTCCTTACCAAATAGCCAGTTTAGCTATAGTGGCTTTAACTTTAGGTGATGGTTTTGCCAGCTTAATTGGCCGTCCGTTTGGAGTAAGAAGGCCGCGCTTTTTATTAGGTAAAAGCCTAGAGGGGTCGCTGGCTTGCTTTTTAGTAGTATTAATTGCTAGTTTTTTATTAGCCAGCTACTACGGCTTGTCTTTTTTGCCGGCTTTACCGTTAGCTTTAGTTATTGCTTTAACCACCACTGTGGTAGAGGTGATGCCTTTAAAAAGTTTTGATAATTTAGCTATTCCTTTAGCGGTAGGCGGGATTACCTTTTTGTTTTTAACTTTAATTTAG
- a CDS encoding peptide ABC transporter substrate-binding protein produces MVKFIKFAVLLVVALALFACPRNSFDGVEFIMANGTEPQSLDPSQTRGVPERRIAHALYIGLTTYSEQGDVIPHLAERWEISEDGLTVIFYLRRGAVFSDGHPITAREVVASMQYHYTPSTISSFASDIIQEWEGAGAAINGEITPQQAVAWEVVDDFTVRHSRISPVVVDDWGAPLFMILPMHVVTRFGEQWTQVQNHVSSGPFIIEQRIPQDRLVLVPNELYHNRANVFIDRLVLLSIADADTAYNGFRNGEIDWQAGLPSGRLDEIRLLSEWQVGPTWGTYNYAMNNSHPNLSDSRVRRALAMTMDRPGLVTSPVLGTGQIPVRGIVPLGITGSPFNYPHFPNDNAAGDMWNPDEARRLMAEAGFPGGQGFPTLTILYNTLEGHRLIAEFISHTWQRELGINVTLNNMEWQSFLEARGNPETQIFFFGWLASANDAFGFLRIFHTDDDNNNFGYSNPAVDALVEQIITLPPSARRTELMRQIEEIIIAEDQAVLPLYNYTTSNLIDLNRWAGWSVNPVNYHMWVGIRPR; encoded by the coding sequence ATGGTAAAATTTATTAAATTTGCTGTCTTGCTGGTAGTGGCTTTGGCTTTATTTGCCTGTCCCCGCAACAGCTTTGATGGTGTAGAGTTTATTATGGCCAATGGTACCGAGCCGCAATCGCTAGACCCTAGCCAAACCCGCGGTGTGCCAGAACGTCGTATTGCCCATGCCTTGTACATCGGTTTAACTACTTACAGTGAACAGGGCGATGTTATCCCCCACTTAGCCGAACGCTGGGAAATTAGCGAAGATGGCCTTACGGTAATTTTTTACCTTAGGCGCGGAGCCGTTTTTAGCGATGGCCACCCTATTACTGCCCGCGAAGTAGTGGCTAGTATGCAGTACCATTACACGCCATCTACTATCTCGAGTTTTGCCTCAGATATTATACAAGAGTGGGAAGGCGCCGGCGCCGCTATTAACGGCGAAATAACCCCGCAGCAGGCTGTAGCTTGGGAAGTTGTTGACGACTTTACCGTGCGGCATAGCCGTATTTCGCCCGTAGTGGTAGACGACTGGGGTGCCCCTTTGTTTATGATACTGCCTATGCACGTAGTAACCCGTTTTGGCGAGCAATGGACACAAGTACAAAACCACGTAAGCAGCGGCCCTTTTATTATTGAGCAGCGTATCCCGCAAGATAGATTGGTGCTTGTACCTAACGAGCTTTACCATAACCGGGCCAACGTTTTTATTGATAGGTTAGTTCTTTTAAGTATAGCCGATGCCGATACCGCTTATAATGGTTTTAGAAACGGCGAAATAGATTGGCAAGCCGGGTTGCCTTCGGGCCGTCTTGACGAAATTAGATTGCTTTCCGAGTGGCAAGTTGGCCCTACTTGGGGTACTTACAATTATGCTATGAATAATAGCCACCCTAATTTAAGCGACTCACGTGTGCGCCGTGCCTTAGCTATGACTATGGATAGGCCGGGCTTGGTAACTTCGCCTGTTTTAGGTACCGGTCAAATACCTGTACGCGGTATTGTGCCGCTAGGCATTACCGGCTCCCCGTTTAACTACCCGCACTTTCCTAACGATAATGCGGCCGGTGATATGTGGAACCCCGATGAGGCTCGTCGCTTAATGGCCGAAGCCGGTTTTCCCGGTGGGCAGGGTTTTCCTACCTTAACTATTTTGTATAATACCCTAGAAGGACACCGCTTAATTGCCGAATTTATTAGCCATACTTGGCAGCGCGAATTAGGGATAAATGTAACTTTAAATAACATGGAGTGGCAAAGCTTTTTAGAGGCGCGCGGTAACCCCGAAACCCAAATTTTCTTTTTTGGTTGGTTAGCCAGTGCTAACGATGCCTTTGGCTTTTTACGCATTTTCCACACCGATGACGATAACAATAACTTTGGTTACAGCAACCCGGCTGTAGATGCGTTGGTAGAGCAAATTATTACTTTACCGCCTAGCGCCCGCCGTACAGAGCTTATGCGCCAGATAGAAGAGATTATTATAGCCGAAGACCAAGCGGTATTACCGCTTTACAACTACACCACCAGTAACTTAATAGACCTTAACCGCTGGGCTGGCTGGAGTGTAAACCCTGTTAACTACCACATGTGGGTAGGTATTAGGCCGCGTTAG
- a CDS encoding methyl-accepting chemotaxis protein: MLKLKLKSYSTLTICASIAILSIAGTFFTRHFAADQAYTSATYIATAESGRVATSIEMLFTNQLNYSQTIVSMIENSMINIAAEQRRTALIGNTLRYAQSITDQFDFLYVILEPNALDGLDGEHTATLGNDQSGRFALILNNNRQIIDLRGEFFNNAAAYYARSFSSGLPQLIEPTTMRGQQVIGVSTPVRNQQGQLIGTVGIALSINNVQNYLIGQAIEMFGRSEGIYTNLMTNNFESIAGLQGADIAILRNIWPTIAPPLEQSITSGTTFSASFFNNRLNTTTLLTTSPVRISGINTLWSAGFIIPINIVNIPANNITLILIAVNAAIILASIVVVFVLINSIVDPITKVEHLAHTLSNGDLRAEIAEKLLKRHDEIGGMSKALNQMKQQLTTVIVNAQQSIKAVNIGSTEINSVSNAIASGSSEQAASAEEISASIEEMTSTIVSNTENASNTEKIAEHASKNALEGGTAVSQTVMAMRAIAEKIGIIEDIASQTNLLALNAAIEAARAGDAGRGFAVVAGEVRKLAERSALSATEISELSKNSLTVAENAGTLIDEIVPQIQQTAELVQEIASASRQQRIGIEQIEKAMTHLDSTTQSNAASAEELASSASSLIEQINVLQHEIDFFKTSKDSKTKNHALPAPTHSAPSASSSHTKAAVTPPVKTAPPKAAPKTINTVKPATAPKVAVKAAKLEVKKEPPPAPKVTPIEKPLPAATSIIDDDEFISF; encoded by the coding sequence ATGCTTAAGCTAAAGCTTAAAAGCTATAGTACTTTAACCATTTGCGCCAGCATAGCTATATTATCTATTGCCGGTACTTTTTTTACTAGACACTTTGCCGCCGACCAAGCTTATACCAGCGCTACTTACATTGCTACTGCCGAAAGCGGCCGTGTAGCGACATCTATTGAAATGTTATTTACTAACCAACTTAATTATTCGCAAACTATTGTAAGTATGATAGAAAATAGTATGATTAACATAGCTGCCGAGCAAAGGCGCACCGCTTTAATTGGCAACACTCTTCGTTATGCTCAAAGTATCACCGACCAGTTCGATTTTTTATATGTTATCCTTGAGCCTAATGCCCTCGATGGCCTTGACGGCGAACATACCGCCACCTTAGGCAACGACCAAAGCGGCCGCTTTGCCCTTATCCTTAACAATAACCGGCAAATAATCGATTTACGCGGCGAATTTTTTAACAACGCAGCAGCTTATTATGCTAGGTCGTTTAGTAGCGGCTTACCGCAACTAATAGAGCCCACTACGATGCGCGGCCAGCAAGTAATAGGGGTAAGCACCCCCGTACGCAACCAGCAGGGGCAGCTTATCGGCACAGTTGGCATAGCTTTAAGTATAAATAATGTACAAAATTACTTAATTGGCCAAGCTATCGAAATGTTTGGGCGCAGCGAAGGTATTTACACCAACTTAATGACCAATAATTTTGAATCTATCGCCGGTTTACAAGGAGCCGATATAGCTATCTTAAGAAATATTTGGCCCACCATAGCCCCGCCCCTAGAGCAATCTATTACCAGCGGTACAACTTTTAGCGCTTCCTTTTTTAATAACCGCCTTAACACTACTACCTTACTAACCACCAGCCCGGTAAGAATAAGCGGCATCAATACCTTATGGAGCGCCGGTTTTATTATTCCTATAAATATTGTTAATATTCCTGCCAACAATATAACTTTAATTTTAATTGCTGTTAATGCCGCCATTATTTTAGCCTCTATTGTTGTTGTATTTGTACTTATTAACAGTATTGTAGACCCTATTACCAAAGTAGAGCACCTAGCCCACACCTTAAGCAACGGCGACTTAAGAGCCGAAATTGCCGAAAAACTTTTAAAACGGCACGATGAAATTGGCGGTATGTCTAAAGCCTTAAACCAAATGAAACAGCAGCTAACCACCGTTATTGTTAATGCCCAGCAAAGCATTAAAGCCGTTAATATTGGCAGTACCGAAATTAACAGCGTTAGCAATGCCATTGCCAGCGGCAGCAGCGAACAAGCCGCCAGCGCCGAAGAAATAAGTGCCAGCATAGAAGAAATGACCAGCACCATTGTGAGCAATACCGAAAATGCTAGTAATACCGAAAAAATTGCCGAGCATGCCTCTAAAAATGCCCTAGAAGGCGGTACGGCCGTTAGCCAAACGGTAATGGCAATGCGGGCCATTGCCGAAAAAATTGGCATTATTGAGGATATTGCCAGCCAAACTAACCTGTTAGCCCTTAACGCCGCCATCGAAGCGGCCCGAGCCGGTGATGCCGGACGCGGGTTTGCCGTAGTAGCCGGTGAGGTACGCAAATTGGCCGAACGCAGCGCCCTTAGCGCCACCGAAATAAGCGAGCTATCTAAAAATAGTTTAACGGTAGCCGAAAATGCCGGTACGCTTATTGATGAAATTGTACCGCAAATTCAGCAAACGGCCGAACTGGTGCAAGAAATTGCCAGTGCCAGCCGCCAGCAGCGCATAGGTATAGAGCAAATAGAAAAGGCGATGACTCACCTAGACAGCACTACCCAAAGTAATGCTGCCAGTGCCGAAGAACTGGCCAGCAGTGCCAGCTCGCTTATCGAGCAAATTAACGTTTTGCAGCACGAAATCGACTTTTTTAAAACCAGCAAAGATAGCAAAACCAAAAACCATGCTTTACCGGCTCCTACTCATAGCGCTCCCTCGGCATCAAGCAGCCACACCAAAGCTGCAGTAACTCCTCCTGTTAAAACTGCACCGCCTAAGGCTGCCCCTAAAACCATTAATACCGTTAAACCGGCTACCGCTCCAAAAGTTGCTGTTAAAGCTGCCAAGCTCGAAGTTAAAAAAGAGCCGCCGCCCGCCCCTAAGGTTACCCCGATAGAGAAGCCGCTGCCGGCAGCAACCAGTATTATTGACGATGACGAATTTATCAGCTTTTAG
- a CDS encoding glucose-6-phosphate isomerase produces MHQNLDQLTSFNQLKQSTKIHLKDVITPSRISGWQLEAGGGLTYNYAFKAINDNHLKLLSSLADEQQLIAKYHALLKGEVMNTGEKRLVLHHLTRGELLGPVSHEGKDLGAFYRSEQERIAEFAGQIHSGQLVGSTGKQFDTVVQIGIGGSDLGPRALYLALERASPKLMQAYFISNVDPDDAANIMAKLNLESTLFILVSKSGTTQETLANYQLVNKLAKEKAPTNYNPSKHIIAITSQSSPMANNPNYLNSFYIDDFIGGRYSSTSAVGGALLSLAFGSKVFAELLAGAHEADKLALQANPLQNAAMLDALIGLYERNVLGYAATAVLPYSEALSRFVAHLQQVDMESNGKTVNRFSQPISYATGPVIFGEPGTNGQHSFYQLLHQGSDIIPLQFVGFKHSQLGSDITYEGSSSQTKLKANLAAQIMAFALGHRNTDANKNFTGERPASLIYGDKLNAKALGALLAHFENKVMFQGFLWNLNSFDQEGVQLGKLLTNNLLAGKADENLTALAGLFL; encoded by the coding sequence ATGCACCAAAACCTCGACCAATTAACCAGTTTTAACCAGTTAAAACAGAGCACTAAAATTCACCTTAAAGATGTTATTACCCCCAGCCGTATTAGCGGCTGGCAGCTGGAGGCCGGCGGCGGCTTAACTTATAACTATGCCTTTAAAGCCATTAACGATAATCACTTAAAGTTACTAAGCAGCTTAGCGGACGAGCAACAGTTAATAGCTAAATACCACGCTTTACTTAAAGGCGAAGTGATGAACACCGGTGAAAAACGGCTAGTGCTTCATCACTTAACCAGAGGTGAACTATTGGGGCCGGTTAGCCACGAAGGGAAAGATTTAGGGGCCTTTTACCGCAGTGAACAAGAAAGGATAGCCGAATTTGCCGGTCAAATCCATAGTGGGCAGCTGGTAGGCAGCACCGGTAAACAATTTGATACCGTAGTGCAAATTGGTATTGGCGGCAGCGATTTAGGGCCGCGTGCTTTATATTTAGCCCTAGAGAGAGCCTCCCCTAAGCTTATGCAAGCTTACTTTATTAGCAATGTAGACCCCGATGATGCCGCTAATATAATGGCTAAACTTAACCTAGAAAGTACTTTATTTATTTTAGTAAGTAAAAGCGGCACTACCCAAGAAACTTTGGCTAACTACCAATTAGTAAACAAATTAGCCAAAGAAAAAGCGCCGACTAACTATAACCCAAGCAAGCACATTATTGCCATTACCAGCCAAAGCAGCCCGATGGCTAATAACCCTAACTACCTTAATAGTTTTTATATTGATGATTTTATTGGTGGCCGCTACAGTAGCACCAGCGCCGTTGGTGGGGCTTTGCTTAGCTTAGCCTTTGGCAGTAAAGTATTTGCCGAATTGCTGGCCGGCGCCCACGAAGCCGATAAACTAGCTTTGCAGGCTAACCCGCTGCAAAACGCTGCTATGCTTGATGCTTTAATAGGCCTTTACGAACGTAATGTGCTTGGTTATGCCGCTACCGCCGTCCTTCCCTACAGTGAGGCTTTAAGCCGTTTTGTAGCCCATCTACAGCAGGTAGATATGGAAAGTAACGGCAAAACCGTCAACCGCTTTAGCCAGCCCATAAGTTATGCTACCGGGCCGGTTATCTTTGGTGAGCCCGGTACCAACGGCCAGCATAGTTTTTATCAGCTTCTACATCAAGGCAGCGATATTATTCCTTTGCAATTTGTCGGCTTTAAACACAGCCAGTTAGGCAGCGATATAACTTACGAAGGCAGCAGCAGCCAAACTAAACTTAAGGCCAACTTAGCTGCCCAAATAATGGCTTTTGCCTTAGGCCACCGGAATACCGATGCTAATAAAAATTTTACGGGTGAACGGCCGGCCAGCTTAATTTATGGCGATAAACTTAATGCTAAAGCTTTAGGGGCTTTACTAGCCCACTTTGAAAATAAAGTGATGTTTCAGGGATTTTTATGGAATTTAAATAGTTTTGACCAAGAAGGTGTACAATTAGGAAAATTACTTACTAATAATTTATTAGCCGGTAAAGCCGATGAAAATTTAACGGCTTTAGCCGGGCTGTTTTTATAA